From Maylandia zebra isolate NMK-2024a linkage group LG11, Mzebra_GT3a, whole genome shotgun sequence, one genomic window encodes:
- the prpf31 gene encoding U4/U6 small nuclear ribonucleoprotein Prp31, which produces MSLADELLADLEEAGDEGEDGLYPEEERDSDGEPNQGSADGGLEDIPEEMEVDYSKAESVASIAKLRNSKQFSEIMDKISEYIGKQRKNSEVSGPVEADPEYRLIVAANNLTVEIDNELNIIHKFTRDKYSKRFPELESLVPDSLDYIRTVKELGNNLEKCKNNETLQQILTNATIMVVSVTASTTQGSLLSEDELKQLEEACDMALELNQSKHRIYEYVESRMSFIAPNLSIIVGASTAAKIMGIAGGLTNLSKMPACNLMLLGAQRRTLSGFSSTSLLPHTGFIYHCDVVQSLPPDLRRKAARLVASKCTLAARVDSFHESSDGKVGYDLKEEIERKFDKWQEPPPVKQVKPLPAPLDGQRKKRGGRRYRKMKERLGLTEIRKHANRMTFAEIEDDAYQEDLGFSLGQLGKSGSGRVRQAQVNEATKARISKSLQRTLQKQSMTYGGKSTVRDRSSGTSSSVAFTPLQGLEIVNPQAAEKKVAEANQKYFSNMAEFLKVKKEAKM; this is translated from the exons ATGTCTCTGGCAGATGAGCTCCTGGCTGATCTGGAGGAGGCCGGAGATGAGGGAGAGGATGGACTGTACCCAGAAGAAGAGAGGGACAGCGATGGAGAGCCGAACCAGGGAAGTGCAGACGGAGGGCTGGAAGACATCCCAGAGGAGATGGAGGTGGACTACAGTAAAGCTGAGAGCGTTGCGTCTATTGCAAAGCTTCGCAATAGCAAACAG TTTTCAGAGATAATGGACAAAATTTCTGAATATATTGGGAAGCAGCGTAAGAACTCAGAGG TCTCAGGCCCAGTCGAGGCCGACCCAGAGTACAGACTGATAGTCGCAGCTAATAACCTCACAGTGGAGATCGACAACGAGCTCA ATATCATCCACAAGTTTACCAGGGACAAATACTCCAAGAGGTTTCCAGAGCTGGAGTCTCTGGTGCCGGATTCTTTGGATTACATCCGTACTGTCAAG GAGCTGGGAAACAATCTGGAGAAATGCAAAAACAATGAGACGCTGCAGCAAATCCTTACCAACGCCACCATTATGGTTGTCAGTGTCACAGCCTCAACCACACAGGG GTCGTTGCTGAgtgaggatgaactgaagcagcTGGAGGAGGCGTGCGACATGGCCCTGGAGCTGAACCAGTCTAAACACAGGATTTATGAATATGTAGAATCCAGAATGTCCTTCATTGCTCCAAACCTGTCCATCATTGTTGGAGCATCAACAGCAGCAAAGATCATGG GTATCGCCGGAGGCCTCACTAACCTGTCAAAGATGCCAGCCTGTAACCTGATGCTGCTGGGAGCGCAGAGGAGAACCCTCTCTGGCTTCAGCAGCACCTCTCTGCTCCCTCACACCGGCTTCATCTATCACTGCGATGTTGTGCAGTCATTGCCACCT GATCTCAGGAGGAAGGCAGCTCGTCTGGTGGCTTCAAAATGCACTCTGGCCGcaagagtggacagtttccacGAGAGTTCAGATGGCAAG GTTGGCTATGATCTAAAAGAAGAAATAGAAAGGAAGTTTGATAAATGGCAGGAGCCTCCACCCGTGAAGCAAGTCAAACCACTGCCAGCCCCGCTGGATggacagaggaagaagagaggaggaaggag GTACCGAAAGATGAAAGAGCGTCTCGGGCTGACTGAGATCAGAAAACATGCCAACAGGATGACCTTTGCAGAG ATTGAAGATGATGCGTATCAGGAGGATCTGGGCTTCAGTCTGGGTCAGCTGGGGAAGAGCGGCAGCGGCAGAGTCAGGCAGGCTCAGGTCAACGAGGCCACCAAAGCCAGGATCTCCAAATCCCTGCAG AGGACGTTGCAGAAGCAGAGCATGACATATGGAGGAAAGTCCACAGTCAGAGATCGTTCTTCAGGAACCAGCTCCAGCGTAGCATTCACACCTCTCCAG GGGCTGGAGATCGTGAACCCGCAGGCTGCAGAGAAGAAGGTGGCAGAAGCTAACCAGAAATATTTCTCTAACATGGCAGAGTTCCTCAAAGTCAAGAAGGAAGCTAAGATGTGA